In a single window of the Candidatus Deferrimicrobium sp. genome:
- the rsmD gene encoding 16S rRNA (guanine(966)-N(2))-methyltransferase RsmD, with protein MRIVAGKWGGRTIRAPRGASVRPTTDRVREAVFAILGEDVKGSVVLDLFAGTGAMAIESLSRGAAGAVLVESSPIALTALRTNLATLEAEGALCLPLDYREAVRRLSAKGRTFDLVFLDPPYGKGLVGRSAELLSRAGILAPGAVVVAERASRDPLETLPSDWRERADRRYGDTRITLFDIPGPRGQAPTGGQKQEKR; from the coding sequence GTGCGCATCGTCGCGGGGAAGTGGGGGGGGCGAACGATTCGCGCCCCGCGCGGGGCCTCCGTGCGGCCGACAACCGATCGGGTCCGCGAAGCCGTATTCGCGATCCTCGGGGAGGACGTGAAGGGTAGCGTCGTGCTCGACCTCTTCGCCGGGACGGGCGCGATGGCGATCGAGTCGCTCTCCCGCGGGGCGGCCGGGGCGGTGCTCGTGGAGTCTTCGCCGATCGCGCTCACCGCGCTGAGGACGAACCTCGCGACGCTGGAGGCGGAAGGCGCGCTCTGTCTCCCCCTCGATTACCGGGAGGCGGTCCGGAGGCTCTCCGCGAAGGGGAGGACGTTCGATCTCGTGTTCCTCGACCCCCCGTATGGCAAGGGGTTGGTCGGCCGGTCGGCGGAGTTGCTTTCCCGCGCCGGGATTCTCGCTCCCGGCGCCGTGGTGGTGGCGGAGCGGGCCTCCCGGGATCCATTGGAAACCCTTCCGTCGGACTGGAGGGAGCGGGCCGACCGCCGGTACGGCGACACGCGGATCACCTTGTTCGACATCCCCGGTCCCCGTGGGCAGGCGCCGACGGGCGGACAGAAACAGGAGAAGCGATGA